A window of Candidatus Dormiibacterota bacterium contains these coding sequences:
- a CDS encoding ABC transporter permease yields the protein MSETVIKPQKNLSIDLKELWQYKELFYFFAWRDIKVRYKQTVIGAAWAIFQPFITMVIFTLFFNKVAGIGSESVPYAIFSYSGLLFWQFFSKALDQASNSLVNNQGVVTKIYFPRIIAPLASTLVALIDFFFASIIFVGLMAYFKIVPGGLGLILFLPMILVTFITASGAGLFLATLNVKYRDVRQALPFFIQTMLFLTPVIYPVSMVPERFQWVLYLNPMTGVITAIRHGLLHEGTLNWAYLAISIVSCLVIFIIGLLYFKSQERKFADII from the coding sequence ATGAGCGAAACAGTAATAAAACCACAGAAGAACCTCTCGATAGACCTAAAGGAGCTTTGGCAGTATAAAGAGCTCTTTTACTTTTTTGCATGGCGCGATATTAAGGTGCGCTATAAGCAGACTGTTATAGGGGCTGCCTGGGCAATCTTTCAGCCTTTTATTACCATGGTCATTTTTACCTTATTCTTTAATAAAGTGGCCGGTATTGGTTCGGAATCAGTCCCTTATGCTATATTTTCCTATTCCGGCCTTTTATTTTGGCAGTTTTTTTCAAAAGCCTTGGATCAAGCCAGCAACTCTTTAGTAAATAACCAAGGTGTGGTGACTAAAATATATTTCCCCCGTATTATTGCCCCCCTGGCTTCAACTCTAGTAGCACTGATAGATTTCTTTTTTGCATCTATTATTTTTGTAGGCCTAATGGCGTACTTTAAAATCGTTCCTGGGGGACTTGGTTTGATTCTATTCCTGCCGATGATCCTGGTGACCTTTATTACCGCTTCCGGCGCCGGCCTGTTTTTAGCCACCCTGAATGTTAAATACCGTGATGTGCGCCAGGCTCTGCCGTTTTTCATCCAGACCATGCTGTTCTTAACGCCTGTCATCTATCCAGTGAGTATGGTGCCAGAGCGCTTCCAATGGGTGCTGTATCTTAACCCAATGACAGGAGTCATTACTGCCATACGCCATGGACTACTCCATGAGGGCACATTGAACTGGGCTTACCTTGCTATCTCCATAGTCAGCTGTCTAGTTATCTTTATAATTGGGCTGCTGTACTTTAAATCTCAAGAAAGAAAGTTTGCGGATATAATATGA
- a CDS encoding class I SAM-dependent methyltransferase, which yields MSSKLKPLTFRVQRVLNRFFPPKVDEVKPGEKLFISASASVKSGQDAERLIKRKNDTRYLKKDKGIVKVDRRRWHEAQTYEEKTWMVYNSGASDDRNLDHLNGFDGYKAIEGKKFNSAIELGCGPFTNLRLILPKIKVGQIDLLDPLLESYLLHPYCTYKSGELDGYKVKTVAKPIEEFEPTKKYDLVVIINVLEHCFDTDQIFKKILDMLKPGAVLVFEDKLYSAQHIKPQELYDAGHPLRIRQEVIKEFLHSNFKKQYERILVEKSADEPDSIYFIGTKK from the coding sequence ATGTCTTCAAAGCTAAAACCGTTAACATTTCGCGTGCAGAGGGTGCTGAATCGATTCTTCCCACCAAAAGTCGATGAGGTTAAACCGGGAGAAAAGCTGTTTATTTCGGCCAGTGCTAGTGTGAAATCGGGTCAGGATGCCGAACGGCTGATAAAGCGAAAAAACGACACCAGGTATTTAAAGAAAGACAAAGGCATCGTTAAAGTTGACCGCCGCAGGTGGCACGAGGCACAAACCTACGAGGAAAAGACCTGGATGGTTTATAACTCAGGAGCAAGCGACGACCGCAACCTAGATCATCTGAACGGCTTTGATGGCTATAAGGCTATTGAGGGTAAAAAGTTTAATTCTGCAATAGAGCTAGGCTGTGGCCCTTTTACAAACCTAAGGCTGATTCTGCCCAAAATAAAAGTGGGGCAAATTGATCTGCTTGACCCTTTACTGGAAAGCTACCTACTCCATCCGTACTGCACCTACAAGAGCGGAGAATTGGATGGCTATAAGGTCAAAACAGTAGCAAAGCCTATAGAGGAATTTGAACCCACCAAAAAGTATGACCTGGTAGTAATAATTAATGTCTTGGAGCACTGTTTTGATACAGACCAAATATTTAAAAAAATATTGGATATGCTGAAGCCTGGAGCGGTTTTAGTATTTGAGGATAAGCTCTACTCTGCCCAGCACATTAAGCCGCAGGAGCTTTACGACGCTGGTCACCCTCTGCGCATTAGACAGGAAGTAATTAAAGAATTCCTGCACTCTAACTTCAAAAAACAGTACGAAAGGATTTTGGTAGAGAAGTCTGCCGATGAGCCGGACTCGATTTACTTTATAGGCACTAAAAAGTGA
- a CDS encoding class I SAM-dependent methyltransferase, which produces MKRLLKKIRNILLSAGQAGVSPKPEDYSVLDNPMEVPRQKESYFFILNKLIKEGDKVLDVGCGLGYGTTIMAIKAGQVSGVDVDQKAIDYCRDFLKKRNPKLKDLKVYDGYNLPYRDKEFDVTVSIDVIEHVEDYDAFTEELLRVTKKAVVFATPNRRPETTNSDGTPANYWHLREWKQNELDEILRKHAAKVEWYFVNGQPDGPYTISKKEEPDSLVLLPVLYPKKKS; this is translated from the coding sequence ATGAAAAGGTTACTAAAGAAAATTCGGAATATCCTGCTGTCCGCCGGACAGGCAGGCGTTAGCCCTAAGCCAGAAGACTATAGTGTGCTGGATAATCCTATGGAAGTCCCTAGGCAAAAAGAATCGTACTTTTTTATCTTAAACAAGTTGATAAAAGAGGGTGACAAGGTGCTTGATGTCGGTTGCGGCCTCGGATACGGAACCACAATAATGGCCATAAAGGCCGGGCAGGTGTCTGGAGTAGATGTGGATCAGAAAGCGATCGATTACTGCCGTGACTTCCTTAAGAAAAGAAATCCCAAGCTTAAAGATTTGAAAGTCTATGACGGGTACAACCTCCCCTACCGCGATAAGGAGTTCGATGTAACTGTCAGTATAGACGTGATTGAGCATGTAGAAGATTACGATGCATTCACTGAGGAGCTTCTAAGGGTTACTAAAAAAGCTGTAGTCTTTGCCACACCTAATCGACGGCCAGAAACCACCAACTCAGATGGCACGCCTGCAAACTATTGGCACTTACGGGAATGGAAGCAGAATGAGCTAGATGAAATCTTGCGTAAACATGCCGCTAAAGTTGAGTGGTACTTCGTAAATGGCCAACCGGATGGACCATACACTATCAGCAAAAAGGAAGAACCCGACAGCTTAGTGCTGCTTCCTGTCCTCTACCCCAAAAAGAAATCATGA
- a CDS encoding ABC transporter ATP-binding protein, whose product MSQPAVEVKKLAKMYQISHQTAEYETFRDAMVNFAKKPLRALAGKTAEKEKFWALNGLSFEVQPGEVVGIIGRNGSGKSTLLKILSKIVDPTSGQAVMRGKVASLLEVGTGFHPELTGRENIYFNGSILGMSRKEINNKFHEIVAFSEIEQFLDTPVKFYSSGMYVRLAFAVAAHLEPDILIVDEVLAVGDAEFQKKCLGKMKDVSSKGRTVLFVSHNMETVRQLCSRVILLEKGRIKSEGNPTQVSNEYIGYQQHAKAAYKFKVDKHKDAQFSEIKLLGSTGKQTSTVKAGETWSVAMDYAVNQPLKDALLIVEVQSNEYETIYCTTDSDHSSKIIPKTVGRYHVEIKFDRFHLNPGNYNLRISLQSPGRAMHHEVNDLILTVEPDTEDIRGTYFGGQYYGYISDKVEWSITKEK is encoded by the coding sequence ATGAGCCAGCCAGCAGTTGAGGTTAAAAAACTCGCCAAAATGTACCAAATCTCACACCAGACCGCTGAGTATGAGACCTTTCGTGATGCAATGGTGAACTTTGCCAAAAAACCGCTCCGGGCTTTGGCGGGTAAAACAGCCGAGAAAGAAAAGTTTTGGGCTTTGAACGGCCTTAGCTTCGAAGTGCAGCCGGGTGAAGTAGTAGGAATTATCGGACGTAATGGTTCTGGTAAATCGACGCTTCTTAAAATTCTCTCTAAGATCGTTGATCCGACGAGCGGGCAAGCTGTAATGCGTGGAAAAGTAGCTAGCTTGCTAGAGGTGGGCACCGGTTTTCACCCAGAGCTGACCGGCCGGGAAAACATTTACTTTAACGGTTCAATTCTGGGAATGAGCCGAAAAGAGATTAATAATAAGTTTCATGAAATCGTCGCCTTCTCGGAAATTGAACAGTTTTTGGATACGCCGGTAAAGTTCTACTCGTCTGGTATGTATGTGCGGCTGGCCTTCGCTGTAGCAGCCCACCTTGAGCCAGATATACTGATTGTAGATGAAGTGCTGGCGGTTGGTGATGCCGAATTCCAAAAGAAATGCTTGGGTAAAATGAAGGATGTCTCTAGCAAAGGGCGCACTGTGCTGTTTGTAAGCCACAATATGGAAACCGTTCGCCAGCTCTGCAGTCGGGTTATTTTGCTGGAGAAAGGAAGAATTAAAAGTGAGGGCAACCCGACCCAGGTCAGCAACGAGTACATTGGGTACCAACAGCACGCCAAGGCGGCCTATAAGTTTAAGGTTGATAAGCACAAAGATGCCCAATTCAGCGAAATCAAGCTGCTTGGTTCTACTGGCAAACAGACCTCAACTGTAAAGGCCGGCGAGACGTGGTCGGTAGCCATGGATTATGCGGTAAACCAGCCTCTTAAGGATGCGCTATTAATAGTAGAGGTTCAGTCGAATGAATACGAAACTATTTACTGTACTACCGATAGCGATCACTCAAGCAAAATCATACCGAAAACAGTCGGCAGGTATCATGTAGAAATTAAATTCGACCGCTTTCACCTAAACCCCGGCAATTATAATCTGCGCATCAGTCTCCAATCCCCTGGCAGGGCAATGCACCATGAAGTTAATGATTTGATTTTGACAGTTGAGCCTGATACTGAAGATATAAGAGGCACGTATTTTGGTGGACAATATTACGGGTATATTAGTGATAAAGTGGAATGGAGTATTACAAAGGAAAAATGA
- a CDS encoding glycosyltransferase has translation MSLLGRIRSLASRKLTDSRQSYVVGFRKFLAKGEAKKALLSYVTFPINESMLGRQPKHFSNHGIALAWVKILNQLGYEVDVINWDDTTWRPRKKYDLVIGHGGKNTTALLAAKKPEGKLIYFSTGSYWKFHNQAAKKRASYFFKRHKTRLEPDRQVTDSEEKICRTADGIITLGTKDIKDTYRGFPRVYNLEIGAYPINRSWQSKNFEQARNNFLFFAGGGNLHKGLDLLVDAFNGLEQHLYICTSLTPEFKINYPLTAPNIHYEGVVDLGGKRFSELVKKSAFVILPSCAEGSPGSVADCMAEGLIPVVTPQAGVWTGQYGFVVNDIEPAKITGLVKKLSGMDPQGLAKRSQAVWRHTTKEQSPEKFNELLKGYVKKIIETGKKS, from the coding sequence ATGAGCCTACTTGGTCGAATACGCTCCCTAGCCAGCCGTAAACTTACTGACAGTCGGCAATCATACGTAGTTGGCTTTCGTAAGTTTCTAGCGAAAGGAGAGGCTAAAAAAGCCTTGCTCTCCTATGTAACCTTCCCAATAAATGAAAGCATGTTAGGCCGACAGCCTAAGCATTTTAGCAATCATGGTATCGCTTTAGCTTGGGTTAAGATTCTCAATCAGTTAGGGTATGAAGTAGACGTTATCAATTGGGATGACACCACTTGGAGGCCTAGGAAGAAATATGACCTGGTAATAGGTCACGGCGGCAAGAACACAACGGCCTTGCTGGCGGCCAAGAAGCCTGAGGGTAAACTGATTTATTTTTCTACCGGTAGTTATTGGAAGTTCCACAACCAGGCCGCTAAAAAGAGGGCAAGCTACTTCTTTAAGCGGCATAAAACTAGATTAGAGCCAGATCGGCAGGTAACCGACTCGGAGGAGAAGATATGCCGGACAGCTGATGGCATTATTACTCTCGGTACAAAAGACATTAAGGATACTTACCGAGGCTTTCCTAGGGTTTATAATCTGGAGATTGGAGCTTACCCTATAAACCGATCTTGGCAAAGTAAAAATTTTGAGCAAGCGCGGAATAACTTTCTCTTTTTCGCTGGTGGGGGGAATCTTCACAAGGGCTTGGATCTACTGGTAGATGCCTTCAACGGCCTCGAACAGCATTTGTATATCTGTACCTCCCTTACGCCTGAGTTTAAGATAAATTACCCTCTTACCGCACCCAATATTCACTACGAAGGAGTAGTCGACCTGGGCGGAAAACGGTTTAGTGAGCTAGTTAAAAAGTCTGCTTTTGTCATACTACCCTCTTGCGCAGAGGGAAGCCCCGGCTCGGTAGCAGACTGTATGGCAGAAGGCTTAATTCCTGTAGTTACTCCGCAAGCAGGAGTGTGGACGGGGCAGTATGGCTTTGTGGTAAATGATATAGAGCCCGCAAAAATCACCGGGCTGGTTAAAAAGCTTTCCGGCATGGATCCGCAGGGTCTGGCTAAACGC
- a CDS encoding glycosyltransferase, which yields MTQTSKPLSVVVAYRGIPHARGWATGASLARAFRRLGHEVFEYGNYYLTPEPLQEGDAPKEPDLLVFTECNDEDRPYYELKKMKAGARVYWDFDIDNGRWDITSKLINKVGFDVIFHANKRYNEKLQKLAKSKAVFLPYAYDDEHFFPDSKIKKTVDAGLVGTPYDARREYATRLKELGVDLQFISGVYREDLRKAINGLKIHLNLNIFGPGGDGLLVGRVWETIGCGTFLLNQRKDFIEDFFEDGKHLVLFDNEQDCTEKIKYYLKNDKEREKIARQGWEHGQKHHTYMARAKTIIKEAGLET from the coding sequence GTGACGCAGACAAGCAAGCCTCTGAGTGTAGTCGTTGCTTATCGCGGTATTCCCCATGCAAGGGGTTGGGCCACCGGCGCCAGTTTGGCCCGGGCTTTCCGTCGGCTTGGACATGAGGTGTTTGAGTACGGCAATTACTACCTTACCCCTGAACCCCTCCAGGAGGGGGATGCGCCAAAGGAGCCTGATCTTCTGGTTTTTACTGAGTGCAATGATGAAGACAGGCCGTACTATGAGTTAAAAAAAATGAAAGCCGGAGCTAGGGTTTATTGGGACTTCGATATCGATAACGGCCGCTGGGATATTACCAGCAAACTAATTAATAAAGTCGGTTTCGATGTTATTTTTCATGCTAACAAGCGCTACAATGAAAAACTCCAGAAACTGGCCAAAAGCAAAGCGGTTTTTCTGCCCTATGCTTACGATGATGAGCATTTTTTCCCTGATTCCAAGATTAAAAAAACTGTGGATGCTGGATTGGTTGGCACACCTTATGACGCCCGCCGGGAATATGCCACTCGCCTTAAAGAGCTAGGGGTTGATCTGCAGTTTATCAGTGGGGTTTACCGGGAGGACCTAAGAAAAGCGATTAACGGTCTTAAAATCCATTTAAATCTAAATATTTTTGGCCCCGGCGGCGACGGCCTTTTGGTGGGGCGGGTATGGGAAACGATTGGCTGCGGCACGTTCCTGCTCAACCAGCGCAAGGATTTCATAGAAGACTTCTTCGAGGACGGCAAACATCTGGTGCTATTCGATAACGAACAAGATTGCACAGAGAAAATTAAATATTACCTAAAAAATGACAAAGAGCGTGAAAAAATTGCCCGTCAGGGGTGGGAGCATGGCCAAAAACACCATACCTACATGGCTCGCGCCAAAACTATAATAAAAGAGGCCGGCCTAGAAACTTAG
- a CDS encoding NAD-dependent epimerase/dehydratase family protein translates to MSNILVTGGAGFIGSHIAAKLAADPNNLVIIADDLSTGRKRNIPKKKNIVFFDCDVNMLSEVIKIFLKHRIDYVFHYAAVVGVDRTLEHPVWVLRDIDGIENILNLSKDSGVKKIFYASSSEVYGESITYPQHEETTPLNSRLPYAVVKNVGEAFLKSYQQEYGLDYTIFRFFNTYGPNQRPDFVISKFIEAAKRNQDITIYGDGKQTRTFCYVNDNVDACLKTFDEEGSVVNDVVNIGSDAEISMNDLAKAIIKVTGSKSKVVHVPPLKEGDMPRRQPDITKMKQLLGRDFTPLEDGLKRCL, encoded by the coding sequence ATGAGTAACATACTGGTAACTGGTGGTGCGGGCTTTATTGGCAGCCATATAGCCGCCAAGTTAGCCGCTGACCCCAACAACCTCGTGATTATCGCTGACGATCTTTCGACCGGCCGCAAGCGAAACATACCGAAAAAGAAAAACATAGTTTTTTTCGACTGTGATGTTAACATGCTGTCCGAGGTTATTAAGATTTTTTTGAAACATAGAATAGATTACGTCTTCCACTACGCCGCCGTGGTGGGCGTAGACAGGACTTTAGAGCACCCGGTTTGGGTGTTGCGCGACATCGACGGTATAGAAAATATTTTGAACCTGTCTAAAGATTCAGGTGTGAAAAAAATATTTTATGCCTCCTCCTCTGAGGTATATGGAGAATCTATTACCTACCCGCAACACGAGGAAACAACCCCCCTAAACTCCCGACTGCCTTATGCGGTGGTTAAAAATGTCGGTGAGGCATTTCTAAAGTCCTACCAGCAGGAATATGGCTTGGATTACACCATATTCCGGTTTTTTAATACTTACGGGCCGAACCAGAGGCCAGACTTTGTAATTTCAAAGTTTATCGAGGCAGCAAAGCGCAACCAAGATATTACTATTTACGGTGACGGCAAGCAGACCAGAACTTTTTGCTATGTGAATGACAATGTCGATGCCTGCCTGAAAACTTTTGACGAAGAAGGATCGGTAGTCAATGACGTTGTGAATATCGGCAGCGACGCGGAAATAAGCATGAACGATCTGGCTAAAGCAATTATTAAGGTAACCGGATCAAAGTCTAAGGTAGTACATGTGCCGCCCTTAAAGGAGGGGGATATGCCCAGGCGGCAACCAGACATTACGAAGATGAAGCAACTCTTGGGGCGTGATTTCACCCCCCTAGAAGATGGCCTTAAGCGTTGCCTCTAA
- a CDS encoding GDP-L-fucose synthase produces MAFWQGKKVLVTGGSGFLGSHVVEKLKAGGAEVIAPSHADYDLVHEDQIKKMYADHPCDMVIHLAAKVGGIGANREHPGSFMYDNLMMGTQLIHHAYLNKIPKFVALGTVCAYPKFAPIPFKEDDLWNGYPEETNAPYGLAKKMMLVQSQGYREEYGYNSIFLLPVNLYGPRDNFNPASSHVIPALIKKCVDAIEAGDDEIVGWGDGSPTREFLYVDDAVEGILLAAEKYDKSDPVNLGSAFEISMKDLIEIIAKETGFKGKITWDKSKPNGQPRRKLDTTRAEREFGFKSKTPFEEGLKKTIKWYRENH; encoded by the coding sequence ATGGCATTTTGGCAAGGTAAAAAGGTTTTGGTAACGGGAGGCAGCGGCTTCCTAGGCTCGCATGTCGTAGAAAAACTTAAGGCTGGTGGGGCGGAAGTAATTGCTCCATCTCATGCCGATTACGATCTTGTTCACGAAGACCAGATTAAGAAAATGTATGCAGACCACCCTTGCGATATGGTTATTCACCTCGCGGCCAAAGTCGGCGGCATTGGTGCCAACCGTGAGCACCCCGGTTCTTTTATGTATGACAATCTAATGATGGGCACCCAGCTCATCCACCACGCTTATTTGAATAAAATCCCTAAATTCGTAGCATTAGGGACCGTTTGCGCCTACCCCAAGTTTGCACCTATTCCATTCAAAGAAGATGATCTCTGGAATGGCTACCCCGAAGAAACCAACGCGCCTTATGGCCTGGCTAAAAAAATGATGCTGGTGCAAAGCCAGGGCTACCGTGAAGAGTACGGATACAACTCCATATTCCTGTTGCCGGTAAACTTGTATGGGCCAAGAGATAACTTTAACCCGGCCAGTTCGCACGTAATCCCGGCTTTGATTAAAAAATGCGTAGACGCGATAGAGGCTGGAGATGATGAAATTGTAGGCTGGGGCGACGGCTCCCCTACCCGTGAATTCCTATACGTGGATGATGCGGTTGAGGGCATTCTGCTAGCGGCTGAAAAGTATGACAAAAGTGACCCAGTAAACTTAGGTTCAGCATTTGAAATCTCGATGAAAGATTTAATAGAGATAATCGCAAAAGAAACAGGGTTTAAGGGTAAAATCACATGGGATAAGTCCAAGCCTAACGGCCAGCCGCGGCGCAAGCTAGATACCACCCGGGCCGAGCGTGAATTTGGCTTTAAATCAAAGACCCCTTTTGAAGAAGGTTTGAAAAAGACAATTAAGTGGTATAGGGAAAACCACTAA